A genomic region of Acidobacteriota bacterium contains the following coding sequences:
- a CDS encoding DUF4388 domain-containing protein, whose protein sequence is MGLEGNLRTIVLSDVLQLLSSSRKSGILHVRNVQGVVKKIYFKDGAIYSTASSDPREYLGHFLISRGYLSEEQLNKAMETQLQTGIKLGKILVMVGILEEAELAAMLTLKAEETLYGLFLWEDGQFVFEEADSAQEDMFHISLDVTSLIMEGIRRKDEWGRIRAVFPTSRTVLRPTGEPPDAGTAPSGSFLHRVWRGFDGQKCIADVALDLHATEFQVSEAAFRLHAKGHLETAGSRESPDEITYTSIQRRLLEEAALALEERRFEEAVHLYRYLLRTMPDDEEVHRGLSMAEGGACQVYFRDVVPLSTVLVLAVPMDRLAAEDLSPQEGFLASRVNGTWDVASILKVSPLTEPEALKAFRKLLEKGILRPKGG, encoded by the coding sequence ATGGGCCTCGAAGGCAACCTCCGAACCATCGTGCTCTCCGACGTGCTCCAACTTCTTTCGTCGAGCCGAAAATCGGGGATCCTCCACGTCCGCAACGTGCAGGGCGTCGTAAAGAAAATCTACTTCAAGGACGGCGCGATCTATTCCACCGCCTCGTCGGACCCCCGCGAATATCTGGGCCACTTCCTCATCAGCCGAGGCTACCTGTCCGAGGAGCAGCTGAACAAGGCGATGGAGACGCAGCTCCAGACGGGGATCAAGCTCGGGAAAATCCTCGTGATGGTGGGGATCCTGGAAGAGGCGGAGCTCGCGGCCATGCTGACGCTGAAGGCCGAGGAGACGCTCTACGGCCTCTTTCTTTGGGAGGACGGGCAGTTCGTCTTCGAGGAGGCGGACTCCGCCCAGGAGGACATGTTCCACATCTCCCTGGACGTCACGTCTCTCATCATGGAGGGCATACGCCGGAAAGACGAATGGGGAAGGATCCGAGCCGTCTTCCCCACGAGCCGGACGGTCCTTCGCCCAACCGGAGAGCCGCCCGACGCGGGCACGGCGCCCTCGGGGTCGTTTCTCCACCGGGTCTGGAGAGGATTCGACGGCCAGAAGTGCATCGCCGACGTGGCCCTCGATCTCCACGCCACGGAGTTTCAGGTCTCGGAGGCGGCCTTCCGGCTCCACGCCAAGGGGCACCTCGAGACGGCCGGCTCCCGGGAATCCCCGGACGAGATCACCTACACCTCCATCCAGAGGCGGCTCCTCGAGGAGGCCGCCCTGGCGCTGGAGGAGCGCCGGTTCGAGGAGGCGGTTCACCTCTACCGGTACCTCCTGCGGACCATGCCCGACGACGAAGAGGTCCACCGGGGCCTGTCCATGGCGGAGGGGGGCGCCTGCCAGGTGTACTTCCGCGACGTGGTGCCCCTCTCCACGGTCCTCGTCCTCGCCGTTCCCATGGACCGGCTCGCCGCCGAGGACCTGTCTCCCCAGGAGGGGTTTCTGGCCTCCCGGGTCAACGGCACCTGGGATGTGGCGTCCATCCTCAAAGTCTCCCCCCTCACCGAACCCGAGGCCCTCAAGGCCTTCCGGAAGCTCCTGGAGAAGGGGATCCTTCGCCCGAAAGGAGGGTGA
- the folD gene encoding bifunctional methylenetetrahydrofolate dehydrogenase/methenyltetrahydrofolate cyclohydrolase FolD produces MTAGILDGKKIGEEIRAEVAAAVRSLRERGFRPPGLAAVLVGDHPASRVYVGSKVKACAEAGVFSEKIELPVSTTTEELLSVVNALNGREDVDGILIQLPLPPQIEEEAVLRAVDPAKDVDGFHPVNFGLMTLDRPGFEPCTPAGVMELLRRYEVPLKGRRAVVVGRSHIVGKPMALLLLRAHATVTICHSRTQDLAAVCREADILVAAIGRTALLTHDHIREGAVVVDVGMNRVTDPEEARRLFGSDENRVRIVREKGGTLVGDVLPTAMWEKASFYTPVPGGVGPLTIAMLLSNTLKSARLRLGA; encoded by the coding sequence ATGACGGCGGGCATCCTGGACGGGAAGAAGATCGGGGAAGAGATCCGCGCCGAGGTCGCCGCGGCGGTCAGAAGCCTCCGGGAACGCGGGTTCAGGCCGCCCGGGCTGGCTGCCGTGCTGGTGGGGGACCATCCCGCGAGCCGGGTGTACGTGGGGTCCAAAGTCAAAGCGTGCGCGGAGGCGGGTGTCTTCTCCGAGAAGATCGAGCTGCCCGTCTCCACGACGACGGAGGAGCTCCTGTCGGTCGTAAACGCCCTCAACGGGCGCGAGGACGTGGACGGGATCCTGATCCAGTTGCCCCTCCCGCCTCAAATCGAGGAGGAGGCGGTCCTTCGGGCCGTGGATCCCGCCAAGGACGTGGACGGATTTCACCCCGTGAACTTCGGCCTGATGACCCTCGACCGGCCCGGTTTCGAGCCCTGCACCCCGGCGGGCGTGATGGAGCTTCTCAGGCGTTATGAGGTGCCCCTGAAGGGACGCCGGGCCGTGGTGGTCGGGCGCTCCCATATCGTGGGCAAACCGATGGCCCTCCTGCTTTTGAGGGCCCACGCCACGGTGACCATCTGCCATTCCCGGACGCAGGACCTCGCCGCCGTGTGCCGGGAAGCCGACATCCTCGTGGCGGCCATCGGCAGGACCGCTCTCCTGACCCACGACCACATCCGGGAGGGGGCCGTGGTCGTGGATGTGGGGATGAACCGCGTGACGGATCCCGAGGAGGCCCGCCGCCTCTTCGGAAGCGACGAGAACCGCGTCCGGATCGTTCGCGAGAAAGGTGGGACCCTCGTGGGCGACGTCTTGCCCACGGCCATGTGGGAGAAGGCGTCCTTCTACACGCCCGTCCCCGGAGGGGTGGGCCCGCTGACCATCGCCATGCTCCTGTCCAACACCCTGAAATCCGCCCGCCTCCGGTTGGGCGCCTGA
- the coaE gene encoding dephospho-CoA kinase (Dephospho-CoA kinase (CoaE) performs the final step in coenzyme A biosynthesis.) — translation MFHAGLTGGIGSGKSTVARLFAEKGAITLDADCLIREMLAPGGRAVAAVARAFEGVEGPDGGIDRRALADRVFADPGARKRLESILHPLVVSERRKRLEAIREERGEDAIVVSEAALIFEAATAGEFDATILVTAPLEVRRERLRAAGWPDGEMDRRAAAQWGDERKRPLADFVVDNGGDLDRTRREVDRVWEKLRERSRARG, via the coding sequence TTGTTCCACGCAGGTCTCACCGGAGGAATCGGGTCCGGCAAGTCCACCGTGGCGCGGCTCTTCGCGGAGAAGGGGGCGATCACGCTGGATGCCGATTGCCTGATCCGGGAGATGCTGGCCCCCGGCGGCCGGGCCGTGGCCGCCGTGGCGCGGGCTTTCGAGGGCGTGGAGGGCCCCGACGGGGGCATCGACCGGAGGGCGCTGGCCGACCGCGTTTTCGCGGACCCCGGCGCGAGGAAGCGCCTGGAGTCCATCCTCCACCCCCTGGTGGTGAGCGAGCGTCGGAAGAGGCTTGAGGCGATCCGGGAAGAGAGGGGAGAGGACGCCATCGTGGTGTCCGAGGCGGCCCTCATCTTCGAAGCGGCGACGGCGGGGGAGTTCGACGCCACGATCCTCGTCACGGCGCCCCTGGAGGTGAGAAGGGAGCGCCTGCGCGCCGCCGGCTGGCCGGATGGCGAAATGGACCGGCGCGCCGCGGCCCAATGGGGCGACGAGCGGAAACGACCCCTGGCCGATTTCGTGGTGGACAACGGGGGGGACCTGGACCGGACGCGCCGAGAGGTGGACCGGGTGTGGGAAAAACTGAGGGAGCGGAGTCGTGCGCGTGGATGA
- a CDS encoding TldD/PmbA family protein, whose amino-acid sequence MRVDETEVADLLAKASGGDGGADFFAQVRRSLRVAWERGGPSEASAGIDEGAGLRYRLGNSDRYAWCDGLDPSRLAGLLSQSSEAAAPGAPVPRVTPPKEEALETLEPLESAQEWSEVLAVAESAALRNAPAGAEFSAVVHRTRERIWSARPGGPLVTEERFRGMVYLRVVARRSGRVSQASRVVAAGGAPGSCLARLEAGAVQAAEWVRRQGEGGAAPQGEVPVVLGPWAAGVVLHEAVGHLLEADRAEDGSGPFAGRIGKPVAPEWLHLLEEGPDPEDGLGGLDDEGRAVREWPLIEGGALRGFLTDGATAEKLGLPPSGHGRRESYRYPCLPRMRRLALRAASPSGALEDSLDFGLWVTRVGGGRAARGGSGVAFPVTEGFLVRNGRAAEPVQGAVLQGTPQEWLSALEAAGDETEKTLGISLKAGQSVAVSERMPSLRFRKLNVLGVETC is encoded by the coding sequence GTGCGCGTGGATGAAACCGAAGTCGCAGACCTCCTGGCGAAGGCGTCCGGAGGGGACGGCGGGGCCGACTTCTTCGCTCAGGTCCGGAGGAGCCTCCGGGTGGCGTGGGAGAGGGGCGGCCCGTCGGAAGCCTCCGCCGGGATCGACGAGGGCGCCGGCCTTCGCTACCGGCTCGGGAATTCGGATCGGTACGCCTGGTGCGACGGCCTGGACCCTTCCCGACTCGCGGGCCTCTTGAGCCAATCCTCGGAGGCGGCCGCCCCCGGGGCGCCGGTTCCCCGGGTCACCCCCCCGAAGGAGGAAGCCCTGGAAACCCTCGAGCCCCTGGAGTCCGCCCAGGAGTGGTCGGAGGTCCTCGCCGTCGCCGAGTCCGCCGCCCTCCGAAACGCGCCCGCGGGGGCCGAGTTCTCGGCGGTGGTCCACCGGACCCGGGAGAGGATCTGGTCGGCGCGGCCAGGAGGGCCCCTCGTCACCGAGGAGAGGTTTCGCGGCATGGTCTACCTTCGGGTCGTCGCAAGGAGATCCGGCCGGGTGAGTCAGGCCTCGCGCGTGGTCGCCGCGGGAGGAGCGCCCGGCTCCTGCCTGGCCCGGCTGGAGGCCGGGGCGGTTCAGGCCGCCGAATGGGTCCGCCGCCAGGGAGAAGGCGGCGCGGCGCCCCAGGGGGAAGTCCCCGTCGTGCTGGGTCCATGGGCCGCAGGGGTGGTCCTTCACGAGGCGGTCGGGCACCTCCTCGAGGCCGACCGCGCGGAGGATGGGTCGGGCCCCTTCGCGGGCAGGATCGGAAAGCCCGTGGCTCCGGAATGGCTGCACCTCTTGGAGGAGGGGCCCGATCCGGAGGACGGCCTGGGAGGGTTGGACGACGAAGGACGGGCGGTTCGCGAATGGCCCCTGATCGAGGGCGGGGCCTTGCGCGGCTTCCTGACCGACGGCGCCACGGCGGAGAAGCTCGGCCTCCCACCGTCGGGCCATGGCCGGCGGGAATCCTACCGTTACCCCTGCCTGCCCCGAATGCGCCGGCTGGCCCTTCGGGCGGCCTCTCCGTCGGGCGCCCTCGAGGACAGCCTGGACTTCGGGCTCTGGGTGACAAGGGTGGGCGGGGGGCGCGCGGCGCGCGGAGGAAGCGGAGTCGCCTTCCCCGTCACCGAAGGGTTCCTCGTGAGGAATGGGAGGGCGGCCGAACCCGTGCAGGGAGCCGTCCTGCAAGGGACCCCTCAAGAATGGCTTTCGGCCCTCGAAGCGGCGGGCGATGAGACCGAGAAGACGCTGGGAATCAGCCTCAAGGCGGGGCAGAGCGTGGCGGTGTCAGAACGCATGCCGTCGCTCCGGTTCAGGAAGCTGAACGTGCTGGGGGTGGAGACGTGTTGA
- a CDS encoding sigma-54 dependent transcriptional regulator — translation MTKALLLIREAETADALASCLPLHWVEERAESGEDALARLALGGVEIIFADLDQPGVRGENLLSQLRTLAPWTPILVVLREDRRQDAGALLARGASEVLLTPLCPPEVRVRIEGALARSPRRPSQPLAKSEEAILMGQSPAMIGVREQMAIVSPTEIPVLVLGESGTGRGVIARQIHFQSPRNKGPFVVVNCQGVPEDLLEREFFGEAREDGVRGQIADASGGTLFFDEVGDLPLVFQARLIKILKDREYLPQGGTLPKAANVRFIFASSRDLAAEVSGQRFREDLFYRIQTFPLRVPPLRERSEDIPPLAGTFLQSYCRELGKPFDGIAEEAMDCLLWYPWPGNVRELQTRMRFCALYLKGGRLKREDLPFELQGYSGRGVGSYAHARLQFEREYLTRLLRKHRGNINRMAQESGKQRVEIYRMLRRCGLNAAKFRA, via the coding sequence TTGACGAAGGCGCTGCTCCTGATACGGGAGGCGGAGACGGCCGACGCGCTGGCCTCGTGCCTCCCTCTGCACTGGGTGGAAGAGCGGGCGGAGAGCGGGGAGGACGCCCTCGCGCGGCTGGCCCTGGGAGGGGTGGAGATCATCTTCGCCGACCTGGATCAGCCCGGCGTGCGGGGCGAGAACCTCCTCTCCCAGTTGCGCACGCTCGCCCCGTGGACGCCCATTCTGGTCGTCCTCAGGGAGGACCGGAGGCAGGACGCCGGGGCGCTCCTGGCCCGGGGTGCCTCCGAAGTCCTGCTCACCCCCCTGTGTCCGCCGGAGGTCCGCGTGCGCATCGAGGGCGCCCTGGCGCGGTCCCCACGGCGGCCCTCCCAGCCCTTGGCCAAGTCGGAGGAGGCCATCCTCATGGGCCAGTCTCCGGCCATGATCGGCGTGCGGGAGCAGATGGCCATCGTCTCCCCCACGGAAATCCCCGTGCTGGTCCTCGGCGAATCGGGCACCGGACGCGGCGTCATCGCCCGCCAGATTCATTTTCAGAGCCCGCGCAACAAGGGGCCTTTCGTCGTCGTCAACTGTCAGGGGGTCCCGGAAGACCTTCTGGAGAGGGAGTTTTTCGGCGAGGCCCGGGAGGACGGCGTCCGGGGACAGATCGCGGACGCGAGCGGCGGCACCCTTTTCTTCGACGAAGTGGGCGATCTTCCGCTGGTCTTCCAGGCGCGCCTCATCAAAATCCTGAAGGACCGCGAATACCTGCCGCAGGGTGGAACCCTGCCCAAGGCCGCCAACGTACGCTTCATCTTCGCCTCCTCCAGGGACCTCGCGGCGGAGGTGTCGGGCCAGCGGTTTCGCGAGGACCTCTTTTACCGGATCCAGACGTTCCCCCTCCGGGTCCCGCCGCTCCGGGAGCGGTCGGAGGACATTCCGCCCCTGGCGGGAACCTTCCTTCAGAGCTACTGCCGGGAACTAGGGAAGCCCTTCGACGGAATCGCCGAGGAGGCCATGGATTGCCTCCTTTGGTATCCCTGGCCAGGGAACGTCCGGGAGCTCCAGACGCGGATGCGCTTCTGCGCCCTCTACCTCAAAGGGGGACGCTTGAAGCGGGAAGACCTGCCCTTCGAATTGCAGGGCTACTCGGGACGCGGAGTGGGAAGCTACGCCCATGCCCGGCTCCAATTCGAGAGGGAATACCTCACCCGGCTGCTGAGAAAGCATCGGGGCAACATCAACCGGATGGCCCAGGAGTCTGGAAAGCAGAGGGTGGAAATCTACCGCATGCTCCGCCGCTGCGGTTTGAACGCGGCCAAGTTCCGCGCCTGA
- a CDS encoding menaquinone biosynthesis decarboxylase, whose translation MAFKDLREFVSVLDKAGDLLRVREEVDPRLEVTELLDRAVKEGGPALLFENVKGSAVPLLGNALGTHRRMLLALGLGSYDEIDHRISAFFDLKQPQGLLDKIRMLPQLAELASFLPRTVKSGPCKEVVLKKGQFSLLDLPVCTCWPGDGGPFITLPMVFTKDPASGKRNCGMYRMQVYDETSTGMHWQIHKQGARHARKALARGEKIPVAVALGADPATYFSATLPLPDEVDEMLLAGFLRKEAVEMVPCETVDLEVPAQSEIVLEGWVDPSELRREGPFGDHTGYYSLADDYPVFHVECMTRRKNPLYVHTIVGRPPMEDAFMGFAIERITLPLLKKQMPEVVDMHMPPEGAFHNLMILALDKQYPGHARKLMHAIWGLGQAMFTKVVVVVDADVNVHDLSEVAWRVLANIDPARDLELSKGPMDALEHASQYFAYGGKVGIDATTKWKSEGFDRDWPGVIVMDGAVRERMGAVWERLRKR comes from the coding sequence ATGGCCTTCAAAGACCTGCGTGAATTCGTTTCCGTCCTGGACAAGGCGGGGGATCTGCTTCGCGTGAGAGAAGAGGTGGACCCCCGATTGGAGGTCACGGAACTCCTGGACCGGGCCGTCAAGGAGGGGGGCCCCGCCCTTCTCTTCGAAAACGTGAAAGGGAGCGCCGTTCCCCTCCTCGGCAACGCGTTGGGGACGCACCGGCGGATGCTGCTGGCCCTGGGCCTCGGGTCCTACGACGAGATCGACCATCGCATCTCGGCCTTCTTCGACCTGAAGCAGCCCCAGGGCCTGCTGGACAAGATCCGCATGCTCCCCCAGCTCGCGGAGCTGGCCTCCTTCTTGCCGCGGACGGTGAAGTCCGGCCCCTGCAAGGAGGTCGTTCTCAAGAAGGGCCAGTTCTCCCTCCTGGACCTTCCCGTCTGCACGTGCTGGCCAGGGGACGGCGGGCCCTTCATCACCCTCCCCATGGTCTTCACCAAGGACCCCGCCTCGGGCAAGCGGAACTGCGGCATGTACCGGATGCAGGTCTACGACGAGACTTCCACGGGTATGCACTGGCAAATCCACAAGCAAGGTGCCCGGCACGCCAGAAAGGCCCTGGCGCGGGGCGAGAAAATCCCCGTGGCCGTCGCCCTCGGGGCGGATCCGGCCACCTACTTCTCGGCCACCCTGCCCCTTCCCGACGAAGTGGACGAGATGCTCCTGGCCGGTTTCCTGCGGAAGGAGGCCGTGGAGATGGTCCCCTGCGAGACGGTGGACCTCGAGGTGCCCGCCCAGTCGGAGATCGTCCTCGAAGGATGGGTGGACCCCTCGGAGCTTCGGCGGGAGGGCCCCTTCGGCGACCACACGGGCTACTACTCCCTGGCGGACGACTATCCGGTCTTCCACGTGGAATGCATGACGCGCCGAAAAAACCCCCTCTACGTACACACCATCGTAGGGCGGCCGCCCATGGAGGACGCCTTCATGGGCTTTGCCATCGAGCGCATCACCTTGCCCCTGTTGAAAAAGCAGATGCCCGAGGTGGTGGACATGCACATGCCCCCCGAAGGGGCCTTCCACAACCTCATGATCCTCGCCCTGGACAAGCAGTACCCGGGCCACGCCCGCAAGCTCATGCACGCGATTTGGGGCCTGGGCCAGGCCATGTTCACCAAGGTCGTCGTCGTGGTGGATGCGGACGTGAACGTCCACGACCTCTCGGAGGTGGCCTGGCGGGTTCTGGCCAACATCGATCCGGCCCGCGACCTGGAACTCTCCAAGGGTCCCATGGATGCCCTCGAGCACGCCTCCCAGTACTTCGCGTACGGCGGAAAGGTGGGGATCGACGCCACGACGAAATGGAAGAGTGAGGGTTTCGATCGCGACTGGCCCGGCGTCATCGTCATGGACGGGGCCGTGCGGGAGAGGATGGGCGCCGTTTGGGAGCGGCTGCGGAAGCGCTGA
- a CDS encoding zinc ribbon domain-containing protein gives MARIEFTDNYQDLSTESGYQFKFFCEGCGNGYMSSWKANKLGVAGHLLRGAGSVLGGVFGRAAHGAYEVQEAIGGPAHDSALKEAVEEIRPQFVQCKRCGQWVCREICWNAERSLCKNCAPILQRELASKQAEIAVQQAEEKLREMDLTEGVNLKATAAVLCPQCGAEAQGGKFCPDCGASLVPKSECPKCGTHVKSGAKFCPECGQKL, from the coding sequence ATGGCGCGCATCGAGTTCACCGACAACTACCAGGACCTGTCCACCGAGAGCGGATACCAGTTCAAGTTCTTCTGCGAAGGCTGCGGAAACGGCTACATGTCCAGCTGGAAGGCCAACAAACTGGGCGTGGCGGGTCACCTGCTCCGCGGCGCGGGCAGCGTCCTCGGCGGGGTGTTCGGCCGCGCCGCCCACGGCGCCTACGAGGTCCAGGAAGCCATCGGGGGCCCCGCCCACGATTCGGCCCTCAAGGAGGCCGTGGAGGAGATCCGCCCCCAGTTCGTCCAGTGCAAGCGGTGCGGACAATGGGTCTGCCGCGAGATCTGCTGGAACGCCGAGCGCAGCCTGTGCAAGAACTGCGCGCCCATCCTCCAGCGGGAACTCGCCTCCAAGCAGGCCGAGATCGCCGTCCAGCAGGCCGAGGAGAAGCTCCGCGAAATGGACCTCACGGAGGGCGTGAACCTCAAGGCCACGGCGGCGGTGCTCTGCCCTCAGTGCGGGGCCGAGGCCCAGGGAGGCAAGTTCTGTCCCGACTGCGGCGCCTCCCTCGTGCCCAAGTCCGAGTGCCCCAAGTGCGGCACCCACGTGAAATCCGGCGCCAAGTTCTGCCCCGAGTGCGGCCAGAAGCTCTGA